The following are from one region of the Hypanus sabinus isolate sHypSab1 chromosome 14, sHypSab1.hap1, whole genome shotgun sequence genome:
- the nmu gene encoding neuromedin-U isoform X4, giving the protein MIVFEHVYLNVELQGAPTSPQRFVEGHELHLWREIDDLCSSFLSDNRQQQPSTTFEELCYMAWITLQKDSEDKGESKRFLFHYSKTHDSGNSDFMSSVLHPLLQLVPELHLRRMKKGRGDDEYQGLGLIPSRGYFLFRPRNGRSLPTFH; this is encoded by the exons GTGCTCCTACATCACCACAGAGGTTTGTAGAAGGACACGAGTTACATCTATGGAGAGAG ATAGATGATCTGTGCTCATCCTTTCTCTCTGACAATCGCCAGCAACAG CCAAGCACTACATTTGAAGAACTGTGTTATATGGCCTGGATAACTCTGCAAAAG GATTCAGAAGATAAAGGAGAAAGCAAAAGG tTCTTATTTCATTATTCTAAGACCCATGATTCTGGCAATTCTGATTTTATG TCCTCTGTCCTGCATCCTCTGCTGCAGCTTGTCCCTGAGCTTCATCTGAGAAGAATGAAGAAAGGCAGAGGTGAT GATGAATATCAAGGACTGGGTTTAATACCAAGCAGAGGTTATTTTCTGTTTCGG CCACGAAATGGAAGGAGCTTGCCTACTTTTCACTAA
- the nmu gene encoding neuromedin-U isoform X3: MKRHHSSVVVLALLLLSWGSFSQGAPTSPQRFVEGHELHLWREIDDLCSSFLSDNRQQQPSTTFEELCYMAWITLQKDSEDKGESKRFLFHYSKTHDSGNSDFMSSVLHPLLQLVPELHLRRMKKGRGDDEYQGLGLIPSRGYFLFRPRNGRSLPTFH, from the exons ATGAAGCGCCACCATTCCTCCGTCGTCGTACTGGCACTGCTCCTTCTCTCCTGGGGCTCCTTCTCACAAG GTGCTCCTACATCACCACAGAGGTTTGTAGAAGGACACGAGTTACATCTATGGAGAGAG ATAGATGATCTGTGCTCATCCTTTCTCTCTGACAATCGCCAGCAACAG CCAAGCACTACATTTGAAGAACTGTGTTATATGGCCTGGATAACTCTGCAAAAG GATTCAGAAGATAAAGGAGAAAGCAAAAGG tTCTTATTTCATTATTCTAAGACCCATGATTCTGGCAATTCTGATTTTATG TCCTCTGTCCTGCATCCTCTGCTGCAGCTTGTCCCTGAGCTTCATCTGAGAAGAATGAAGAAAGGCAGAGGTGAT GATGAATATCAAGGACTGGGTTTAATACCAAGCAGAGGTTATTTTCTGTTTCGG CCACGAAATGGAAGGAGCTTGCCTACTTTTCACTAA